The Corvus cornix cornix isolate S_Up_H32 chromosome 26, ASM73873v5, whole genome shotgun sequence genome includes a region encoding these proteins:
- the PPP1R15B gene encoding protein phosphatase 1 regulatory subunit 15B translates to MESKAEPELSAAPRAFRLAAPPRSAAPHAPPQSLAALNGAMEHSGRERAGPGLGWARLGLAAAWPKLAGPNAAPAGGSPQPSPPFSWLRVVSQLLSPLPALLQRLLPGAALSSALCPAKAPPPLVLLPKADTSLDWVEEESLEKRPEGGPEPPAGLWEAGLVRSGLGALPMDWYVLGLEQGKSHLPQPLRAEGLPEAEFLRSKRLAFLQRWHLPVPDPDHGYHSLEEEQQQQQHRGVRREMGEQRGDAGDLEQPEDAGRQPGGVPVEQEGLRDAAEEGEALAEEEGEDSETEQNFPISTRPACANKLIDYIIGGVSSGEESEDEEDWDDDDDDDGFDSEDLPSDSEADSQDGERLHLWNSFYSLDPYNPQNFTATIQTSSSDPGKVMSDMEEEEEEDSWAESSEGSPSSEEDEWDCDSVDEAESWKLWNSFCSSDDPYNPLNFTAAFQTAEKKGTPGFEGAERPSSVTAEHFAVCRVQLEKHNCGVTDLGQRGILCGEKTANSKRKKVTFLEKVTEYYISSEEDRKGPWEEMARDGCRFQKRIQETEEAIGYCLTTEHRQRGKSGIPRGKNVWLYGQWR, encoded by the exons ATGGAGTCGAAAGCAGAACCGGAGCTGTCCGCCGCCCCCCGAGCCTTCAGACTCGCCGCCCCGCCACGGAGCGCCGCTCCACACGCACCTCCGCAATCGCTGGCAGCGCTGAACGGCGCCATGGAACACAGCGGTCGCGAACGCGCCGGCCCCGGCTTGGGATGGGCCCGGTTGGGCCTGGCCGCGGCCTGGCCGAAGCTGGCGGGGCCCAACGCGGCGCCCGCGGGCGGCTCGCCCCAGCCGAGCCCGCCCTTCTCGTGGCTGCGGGTGGTGTCGCAGCTGCTGTCGCCGCTGCCCGCCCTCCTGCAGCGGCTGCTGCCCGGCGCCGCGCTGAGCTCCGCGCTGTGCCCCGCCAAGGCACCGCCGCCGCTGGTGCTGCTGCCGAAGGCGGACACCTCGCTGGACTGGGTCGAGGAGGAGTCCCTGGAGAAGCGGCCGGAGGGCGGCCCGGAGCCCCcggcagggctgtgggaagcCGGGCTGGTGCGGAGCGGCCTGGGAGCCCTTCCCATGGACTGGTACGtgctgggcttggagcagggcAAGAgccacctgccccagcccctgcgAGCCGAGGGCTTGCCCGAGGCTGAGTTCCTCCGCAGCAAGCGCCTGGCGTTCCTCCAGCGCTGGCATCTGCCCGTGCCGGACCCCGACCATGGCTACCACAgcctggaggaggagcagcagcagcagcagcaccgggGTGTCCGCCGAGAAATGGGGGAGCAGCGCGGCGATGCTGGGGATTTGGAGCAGCCCGAGGATGCAGGGAGACAGCCTGGAGGCGTCCCCGTGGAGCAGGAGGGGCTCCGGGATGCGGCTGAGGAGGGAGAAGCCTTGGCTGAAGAGGAGGGTGAGGACTCGGAAACAGAGCAAAACTTCCCAATTTCCACCAGACCTGCCTGTGCGAATAAATTAATCGATTATATCATCGGGGGAGTATCCAGTGGGGAGGAGAGTGAGGATGAGGAAGACtgggatgatgatgatgatgatgatgggtTTGATAGCGAAGACCTGCCCTCGGACTCAGAGGCCGACAGCCAGGACGGGGAGAGGCTTCATCTGTGGAATTCCTTCTACAGCTTGGATCCCTACAACCCTCAGAATTTCACAGCCACCATTCAGACGTCTTCCAGCGATCCGGGAAAGGTAATGTCGGacatggaggaggaggaggaggaagactCGTGGGCAGAGTCCTCTGAGGGCTCTCCTAGTTCCGAGGAGGACGAGTGGGACTGTGACAGCGTGGATGAGGCAGAAAGCTGGAAACTTTGGAACTCGTTCTGTAGCTCGGACGATCCCTATAACCCTTTAAATTTCACGGCGGCCTTTCAGACAGCGGAGAAAAAAGGGACGCCGGGTTTCGAAGGGGCAGAGAGGCCGAgttctgtcactgctgagcaCTTCGCCGTGTGTAGggtgcagctggagaaacaCAACTGCGGGGTCACTGACTTGGGGCAGCGCGGGATTCTGTGCGGGGAGAAAACTGCGAATTCCAAGCGGAAAAAG gtCACATTCCTTGAAAAAGTGACTGAGTATTACATAAGCAGCGAGGAGGACCGGAAAGGGCCCTGGGAAGAGATGGCACGGGATGGATGCAGGTTCCAGAAACGCATCCAGGAGACTGAGGAAGCCATAGGATATTGCCTGACCACAGAGCACAGACAGAGG gGGAAAAGTGGaattccaagaggaaaaaatgtgtggCTTTATGGTCAGTGGCGTTGA